In Carassius gibelio isolate Cgi1373 ecotype wild population from Czech Republic chromosome B17, carGib1.2-hapl.c, whole genome shotgun sequence, a single window of DNA contains:
- the jmjd7 gene encoding bifunctional peptidase and (3S)-lysyl hydroxylase JMJD7: protein MDAVKECLRNFPKEAEELYLNDSVPYLDGPLSPLQFYRDWIGPNKPCIIRNAFSDWPALSKWNPTYLRERVGSKVISVAVTPNGYADAVNGDRFVMPEERQMTFSSLLDIIEGKVKSSGVFYVQKQCSNLTEELPELTGDVQTHIPWMSEALGKQPDAVNFWLGEESAVTSMHKDHYENLYCVISGQKEFVLLPPTNRPFIPYELYQPATYRQKEDGNFEIVDEEDSTKVPWIPLDPLNPDYDRYPSYRLAKPLLCTVKAGEMLYLPSLWFHHVRQSHACIAVNFWYDMEYDIKYNYFQLVESLTNTVGSL, encoded by the exons ATGGATGCAGTTAAAGAATGCTtgagaaattttccaaaagaagCAGAGG AGCTTTATCTTAATGATTCTGTGCCATACCTGGATGGGCCTCTCTCTCCACTTCAGTTTTATCGTGATTGGATTGGTCCCAACAAGCCCTGCATCATTCGCAATGCCTTCAGTGATTGGCCAGCTTTGTCTAAATGGAACCCCACCTATCTCAG AGAGAGAGTGGGCTCTAAAGTCATCAGTGTAGCTGTCACTCCAAACGGATATGCAGATGCCGTGAACGGGGATCGCTTTGTGATGCCAGAGGAGCGTCAGATGACCTTTAGCTCTCTTCTGGATATCATTGAGGGGAAGGTGAAGAGCAGTGGTGTGTTTTACGTTCAGAAGCAATGCTCAAATCTAACTGAGGAGTTACCGGAGCTGACGGGAGACGTACAGACTCACATCCCCTGGATGAGTGAAGCTCTTG GAAAACAGCCTGATGCTGTAAATTTCTGGCTTGGGGAGGAAAGCGCTGTCACATCAA tgCATAAAGATCATTATGAGAACCTTTACTGTGTGATCTCTGGACAGAAAGAGTTTGTTTTGCTTCCGCCGACTAATAGACCTTTCATACCGTATG AGCTCTACCAGCCAGCGACATACAGACAGAAAGAAGATGGCAACTTTGAAATCGTGGATGAGGAAGATTCAACTAAA GTGCCCTGGATCCCTCTAGACCCCCTGAACCCAGATTATGATCGATATCCCTCCTACAGGCTGGCGAAACCCCTGCTCTGCACGGTGAAAGCTGGCGAGATGTTGTACCTGCCCTCTCTCTGGTTCCACCATGTTAGACAGTCTCATGCCTGCATAGCGG TGAATTTCTGGTATGACATGGAGTATGATATCAAGTACAATTACTTCCAGCTTGTGGAGTCCTTGACAAACACTGTTGGATCACTGTGA